The proteins below are encoded in one region of Microbacterium pygmaeum:
- a CDS encoding MarR family winged helix-turn-helix transcriptional regulator has product MPASENLEARTTAVRALEAEFGELITRFRRIIGENADRLSPGMLPGAYKVFTTIVRRESITLSSLAESLMMDKGQISRTVRYLEDLGFIQRTPDPEDGRSSLLSPTALGLERLDAARTPQERTLLHTLAEWSVDDIQNLTQLLHALSSGTTPAVAPEPTTSAAR; this is encoded by the coding sequence ATGCCGGCAAGCGAGAACCTCGAGGCGCGCACCACCGCGGTGCGCGCCCTCGAGGCCGAGTTCGGGGAGCTGATCACGCGATTCCGCCGTATCATCGGCGAGAACGCCGATCGGCTGAGCCCCGGCATGCTCCCAGGGGCATACAAGGTGTTCACGACCATCGTGCGTCGCGAGAGCATCACGCTGTCCTCGCTCGCCGAGAGCCTGATGATGGACAAAGGGCAGATCAGCCGGACCGTCCGCTACCTCGAGGATCTCGGTTTCATCCAGCGCACCCCTGACCCCGAAGACGGCAGGTCGAGCCTGCTGTCCCCGACTGCGCTCGGACTCGAACGACTCGACGCCGCTCGCACACCGCAGGAGCGTACGCTCCTGCACACCCTCGCCGAATGGTCGGTCGACGACATCCAGAATCTGACCCAGTTGCTGCACGCGCTCTCATCCGGCACCACGCCCGCAGTCGCGCCGGAGCCGACGACAAGCGCTGCCCGCTGA
- a CDS encoding MFS transporter — MSTPSSTPEDLVKPKMTQRQVLEALSGLLLGMFVSMLASTVVSTSLPVIIHDLNGDQTAFTWVVTATLLTTAISTPIWGKLADLVNRKLLFQLAIVIFVLATAAAGFSQDTTTLIAFRAVQGIGAGGLAALSQVLMADIISPRERGRYMGLFGAVMAVATVGGPLLGGVITDTLGWRWNFYVALPFAIAALIIIQRTLHVPAHAKRKVSIDYLGIVLLSAAVSSLLIWVSLAGDSFEWWSLQTVLMVGGAALATLLFIVVELRVKEPLIPLSTFRNLTFTLAVIASIATGIAMFGASVFLSQFMQLARGATPTEAGVMTIPMIAGLLLASIGVGALITKFGRWKPFLIVGGVLLIAGSFLLSTIHYDTNFALVSLYMFLLGAGVGMTMQNLVLVVQNTTEPSKIGVASSGVTFFRSLGGTIGVSVMGAALATKVTELIAERRDDLGAALASLGTEAQKWTDQLSSGTIPQVSAMPQALRVVFEDIYAQGISHSFLIAVPFAILSLIAIVFLPNKPLTRMTTSERLHAAEADFATVSVPEAMESLSATGAIPTTDAAPAESRKTTESDR; from the coding sequence ATGTCAACTCCTTCCTCCACGCCCGAGGATCTCGTCAAGCCCAAGATGACCCAGCGTCAGGTGCTCGAGGCGCTGTCCGGTCTGCTCCTGGGCATGTTCGTCTCGATGCTCGCCTCGACCGTCGTCTCGACGTCGCTGCCCGTCATCATCCACGACCTGAACGGCGACCAGACCGCCTTCACATGGGTTGTCACCGCGACGCTGCTGACCACCGCGATCTCGACCCCCATCTGGGGCAAGCTCGCCGACCTGGTCAACCGCAAGCTGCTGTTCCAGCTGGCCATCGTGATCTTCGTCCTCGCGACGGCCGCCGCCGGCTTCTCGCAGGACACCACGACCCTCATCGCGTTCCGCGCCGTGCAGGGCATCGGCGCCGGCGGCCTGGCCGCCCTCAGCCAGGTGCTCATGGCCGACATCATCAGCCCGCGCGAGCGCGGCCGCTATATGGGTCTGTTCGGCGCCGTGATGGCCGTCGCGACCGTCGGCGGACCGCTGCTGGGCGGTGTGATCACCGACACCCTCGGCTGGCGCTGGAACTTCTATGTCGCACTGCCCTTCGCCATCGCCGCGCTGATCATCATTCAGCGCACCCTGCACGTCCCTGCGCACGCGAAGCGCAAGGTGAGCATTGACTATCTCGGCATCGTCCTGCTGTCGGCCGCCGTCTCGTCCCTGCTCATCTGGGTCAGCCTGGCCGGCGACAGCTTCGAGTGGTGGAGCCTGCAGACCGTGCTGATGGTCGGCGGCGCCGCACTGGCGACGCTGCTGTTCATCGTCGTCGAGCTGCGCGTCAAGGAGCCGCTCATTCCGCTGTCCACCTTCCGCAACCTGACCTTCACCCTCGCCGTGATCGCCTCGATCGCCACCGGCATCGCCATGTTCGGCGCGTCGGTGTTCCTCAGTCAGTTCATGCAGCTGGCCCGCGGCGCCACGCCGACCGAAGCCGGCGTGATGACGATCCCGATGATCGCCGGACTCCTCCTCGCCTCCATCGGCGTCGGCGCGCTCATTACGAAGTTCGGCCGCTGGAAGCCGTTCCTGATCGTGGGCGGTGTGCTCCTGATCGCCGGCTCCTTCCTGCTGTCGACGATCCACTACGACACCAACTTCGCCCTGGTTTCGCTCTACATGTTCTTGCTGGGTGCCGGCGTCGGCATGACGATGCAGAACCTGGTCCTGGTCGTGCAGAACACCACCGAACCGTCGAAGATCGGCGTCGCAAGCTCCGGAGTCACCTTCTTCCGCAGCCTCGGCGGCACCATCGGCGTGTCGGTGATGGGCGCGGCGCTGGCCACGAAGGTCACCGAGCTGATCGCGGAGCGCAGGGACGACTTGGGCGCTGCCCTGGCCAGCCTCGGCACCGAGGCGCAGAAGTGGACCGACCAGCTCTCTTCCGGCACGATCCCGCAGGTCTCGGCGATGCCGCAGGCGCTTCGTGTGGTGTTCGAAGACATCTACGCGCAGGGAATCTCGCACTCCTTCCTGATCGCGGTGCCGTTCGCGATCCTCAGCCTGATCGCGATCGTCTTCCTGCCGAACAAGCCGCTGACGAGGATGACCACCAGCGAGCGGCTGCACGCCGCCGAGGCCGACTTCGCGACGGTGTCGGTCCCCGAGGCGATGGAATCGCTGAGCGCGACGGGCGCGATCCCGACGACGGATGCCGCACCCGCCGAGTCCCGCAAGACCACCGAGTCGGATCGTTAG
- a CDS encoding barstar family protein, which translates to MTTLTIDGSAVEGIDSFYDEINRVFMVGEDWQLGPSLDALNDLLYGGYGTLGALEAGESVRVRWRHSAHSRAALGAQATAGYYREKLRRPDLFRTDHFARLLADLEAGAGPTYFDIVLDVFAQHPRIELDLD; encoded by the coding sequence GTGACCACGCTCACGATCGACGGTTCGGCGGTCGAGGGCATCGACTCGTTCTACGACGAGATCAACCGGGTGTTCATGGTCGGCGAGGACTGGCAGCTCGGGCCGAGCCTGGACGCGCTGAACGATCTGCTGTACGGCGGCTACGGAACGCTCGGTGCGCTCGAGGCCGGGGAATCCGTGCGCGTCCGCTGGCGCCATTCCGCCCACAGCCGCGCCGCGCTCGGCGCGCAGGCGACAGCCGGGTACTACCGCGAGAAGCTGCGCCGGCCCGACCTGTTCCGCACGGACCATTTCGCCCGGCTGTTGGCCGACCTCGAGGCGGGGGCCGGGCCGACGTACTTCGACATCGTGCTGGACGTCTTCGCCCAGCATCCGCGGATCGAACTCGATTTGGATTGA
- a CDS encoding YqaJ viral recombinase family protein, protein MTPELAARIVADSRDRVAWVRARSRGITATDVATLTSANAIAKAADAKLMGSGFSGNAYTQHGRVREPEIARWVAATHGILPSSALFHAVIEKRHLATPDGVVVDASGRVILCEIKTTNKSWRSIPRSYLRQVWWQQHVLGAERTLVAWEQHDAFVPVGDEPRCAWVDRDDAEIGKLVGLATALIDELHRRTTARPAQSEQRMPPPVAPRQPFRALALAD, encoded by the coding sequence GTGACCCCCGAACTCGCCGCCCGCATCGTCGCGGACTCCCGCGACCGCGTCGCGTGGGTGCGGGCGCGCTCCCGCGGGATCACCGCGACCGACGTCGCGACCCTGACGTCCGCGAACGCGATCGCCAAGGCCGCCGACGCCAAGCTGATGGGCTCGGGGTTCTCCGGGAACGCCTACACGCAGCACGGCCGAGTCCGCGAGCCGGAGATCGCCCGCTGGGTGGCGGCGACGCACGGCATCCTGCCTTCGAGCGCCCTTTTCCACGCGGTCATCGAGAAGCGGCATCTCGCCACACCCGATGGTGTCGTGGTCGACGCGTCCGGCCGCGTCATCCTGTGCGAGATCAAGACCACCAACAAGTCGTGGCGCAGCATTCCGCGGTCGTATCTGCGGCAGGTCTGGTGGCAGCAGCACGTCCTCGGCGCGGAGCGGACCCTCGTCGCGTGGGAGCAGCACGACGCGTTCGTGCCGGTCGGCGATGAGCCACGGTGCGCCTGGGTCGATCGCGACGACGCCGAGATCGGCAAGCTCGTCGGTCTCGCGACAGCCCTGATCGACGAGCTTCACCGACGCACGACCGCGCGGCCTGCGCAGTCCGAACAGCGGATGCCGCCGCCCGTCGCCCCACGTCAGCCCTTCCGCGCACTGGCACTGGCCGACTGA